In Oikeobacillus pervagus, a single window of DNA contains:
- a CDS encoding CtsR family transcriptional regulator — translation MRNISDIIENYLKKVLEMSDREIVEIKRSEIADKFQCVPSQINYVINTRFTMEKGYVVESKRGGGGYIRIMKVKIHDQSHLIDQLVSLVGERVSQSSADDVVYRLVEEGIISGREAKIMLSVMDRSVLYIDLPERDELRARMLKAMLLTLKYK, via the coding sequence GTGAGAAACATATCGGATATCATTGAAAATTACTTAAAAAAGGTTTTAGAGATGAGTGACCGAGAAATTGTTGAAATTAAGCGAAGCGAAATTGCCGATAAATTCCAATGTGTGCCTTCCCAAATAAATTATGTAATTAATACTAGGTTTACGATGGAAAAAGGTTATGTTGTTGAAAGTAAGAGAGGTGGGGGTGGATATATAAGAATTATGAAGGTGAAAATCCATGACCAATCTCATTTAATTGACCAGCTTGTTTCTCTTGTGGGGGAAAGGGTTTCCCAATCTAGTGCGGACGATGTAGTGTATCGTCTAGTGGAAGAAGGGATTATTTCTGGGAGAGAAGCAAAAATTATGCTAAGTGTAATGGATCGATCTGTTTTATATATTGATTTACCAGAAAGAGATGAATTAAGAGCTAGGATGCTAAAGGCAATGCTTTTAACTCTAAAGTATAAATAA
- a CDS encoding UvrB/UvrC motif-containing protein yields the protein MICQECNERPATLHFTKIINGEKTEVHLCEHCAQEKSEVFIIEGDPGFSINNLLAGLLNIDSGFQKTKENSFPKHEILQCDVCHMTYQQFVNVGRFGCSHCYETFKDRIKPIFKRLHSGNIVHQGKIPKRVGGSLHLKKEIKELKTQLQTLIINEEFEKAAEVRDRIRSLELQLDSKRGESS from the coding sequence TTGATTTGTCAGGAGTGTAATGAGAGACCAGCTACTCTCCACTTCACCAAAATCATTAATGGTGAAAAGACGGAAGTACATCTATGTGAGCATTGTGCGCAAGAAAAAAGTGAAGTGTTTATTATTGAGGGCGATCCTGGATTCTCAATTAATAATTTATTAGCTGGTCTGCTAAATATTGATTCAGGTTTTCAAAAGACGAAAGAAAACAGTTTTCCGAAGCATGAAATTCTTCAATGTGATGTTTGCCATATGACATATCAACAATTTGTCAATGTCGGCCGATTTGGTTGTTCTCATTGTTATGAAACTTTCAAAGATCGTATTAAGCCTATTTTTAAAAGATTGCATAGCGGTAATATTGTTCACCAAGGGAAAATACCGAAACGTGTCGGGGGATCTTTACATCTGAAAAAGGAAATAAAGGAGCTTAAGACACAACTTCAAACATTAATTATTAATGAGGAATTTGAAAAGGCAGCTGAAGTTCGGGATAGGATTCGATCCCTTGAATTACAACTAGATTCAAAAAGGGGTGAATCATCATGA
- a CDS encoding protein arginine kinase: MTIERFISQAVSSWMSAEGPNSDIVLSSRIRLARNLHDYKFPTVFTVEEAKDIVTNMAESLKYDERVSSLELLIMEELRPLDKRVLVEKHLISPMLAENSNYGAVFLSKDEDISVMVNEEDHIRIQCLTPGLQLKEALEKASGLDDTIESHIRYAFDEQNGYLTSCPTNVGTGMRASVMMHLPALIITQQMNRIIPAINQLGLVVRGIYGEGSEALGNIFQISNQITLGKSEEDIVNDLLGIVYQIIAQERSAREALVKTSNIQLEDKVYRSFGVLTNSRIIESKEAAQCLSDVRLGIDLGYISNISKTILNELMILTQPGFLQRYAGGPLRPNERDVRRATLIRERIKMENQNKEEN, from the coding sequence ATGACGATTGAGAGATTTATTAGTCAGGCTGTTAGCTCTTGGATGAGTGCAGAAGGGCCTAATTCCGATATTGTTTTAAGCTCAAGAATAAGATTAGCTAGGAACTTACATGATTATAAATTTCCAACGGTCTTTACGGTCGAAGAGGCAAAAGATATTGTGACGAATATGGCCGAATCATTGAAGTATGATGAAAGGGTAAGCTCCTTAGAATTATTAATTATGGAAGAACTCCGACCATTGGATAAACGAGTTTTGGTAGAAAAACATCTAATAAGTCCTATGTTAGCGGAGAATTCCAATTATGGGGCAGTTTTCTTATCAAAAGACGAAGATATTAGTGTGATGGTGAATGAGGAGGATCATATTCGCATACAATGTTTAACTCCTGGTTTGCAGTTAAAAGAGGCATTGGAAAAGGCTAGTGGCTTGGATGATACGATTGAAAGTCATATCCGATATGCCTTTGATGAACAGAATGGGTATTTAACTAGCTGTCCAACAAATGTAGGTACTGGAATGCGTGCTTCCGTTATGATGCATTTACCTGCACTTATTATTACCCAACAGATGAATCGGATTATTCCGGCTATTAATCAACTAGGGCTTGTGGTCCGTGGAATATATGGGGAAGGTAGTGAAGCATTAGGCAATATCTTTCAAATATCCAACCAAATTACTTTAGGGAAATCGGAAGAAGATATTGTGAATGATTTACTTGGCATTGTTTATCAAATCATTGCCCAAGAGAGGTCAGCAAGAGAAGCACTTGTGAAAACTTCTAATATTCAACTTGAGGATAAAGTTTATCGATCATTCGGTGTGTTAACAAACTCCCGAATTATTGAATCAAAAGAGGCCGCTCAATGTCTATCAGATGTTAGATTAGGAATAGATTTGGGATATATTAGTAATATTTCAAAAACAATTCTAAATGAATTAATGATATTAACACAGCCTGGTTTTTTACAACGGTATGCTGGTGGTCCGCTTAGACCGAATGAGCGTGATGTGCGCAGAGCAACCTTAATTCGCGAAAGGATAAAAATGGAGAACCAAAACAAGGAGGAGAATTAA